The following DNA comes from Janthinobacterium sp. TB1-E2.
CCATCCGCCGGCGCCGCAACTGGCGTTGGGCAGTGGCCTGCTGGGTCAGTGCGCGCAGGACCGCCAGCCGCTCCGGCTCGACGCCCTGCCGGACGACTACGTGCAGATTCACTCGCAACTGGGGCGGTCGCGCCCACGCCACCTGCAGGTGCTGCCACTGCTGCACGGCGAGCGCCTGATGGGCGTGCTGGAGCTGGCCGGCTTCGACGCTCCCAGCGAATCGGGCCGGGTGCTGATGGACGAGCTGCTGCCCAAACTGGCGATGTCGCTGGAAATCAAGGCACGCAGCCACGCGGTGCAGGCCATGGCGATCGAACTCGAAGCGCAGCAGGTGGTGCTGAAAGCCACCGAGGCCTGGTATCGCGGCATCATCGAGGCTGCGCCGGACGGCATGCTGGTAATCGATGTGCACGGCCTGATCATGATGACCAACCCGCAGCTCGACCAGCTGTTCGGCTACGAGGCCGGCGAGTTGGCCGGCTTGCCGATCGAAACGCTGGTGCCGCCGGAGGCGCACGGGCGCCACGTCGGCTCGCGCAATGGTTTCATCGAGCAAGGCACGGCACGCCAGATGGGCATGACAGGCGCCGACCTGCACGGTATGCGCAAGGATGGCAGCCGCTTCTCGGTCGAGATCGGCCTGTCGCGGCTGCCGGCTATCGCCGAGCGCGGCGTTTGCGTGTGCGCCTCGGTGCGCGACATCAGCGACCGCAAGCTGGCGGAGGCCGAGGTTCTGCGCGCCAAGGAGATCGCCGAGGACGCTACGCGCGCCAAGAGCGATTTCCTGGCCAACATGAGCCACGAGATCCGTACGCCGATGAACGCAATTATCGGCATGAGCCATCTGGCGCTACGCACCGATCTCGACAAAAAACAGCGCAACTACATCGAGAAGGTGCACCGCTCGGCCGAGAACCTGCTGGGCATCATCAACGACATTCTTGACTTCTCCAAGATCGAAGCGGGCAAGATGAACATAGAGCAGGCCCCGTTCCGGCTGGAGGACGTGCTGGAGAATTTCGCCAGCATGATCGGCCTGAAGGCCGAGGAAAAAGGCCTGGAACTACTGTTCGCCACTTCGGCCGACCTGCCGACCGCATTGGTAGGCGATTCGCTGAGGCTGGGTCAGGTATTGGTCAACCTCGGCAACAACGCCGCCAAGTTCACCGAACGCGGTGAGATCGTGGTCGGGATCGAGATGGCTGCCGACGCCGGGGATCAAGTCGAGCTTCACTTCTGGGTGCGCGACAGCGGTATCGGCATGACGGCCGAGCAGTGCGAACGCATGTTCCACTCGTTCAGCCAGGCAGACAGCTCGACCACGCGCAAATACGGAGGCACCGGGCTAGGTCTGGCCATCTCCAAGAAGCTGGTGGAGCTGATGGATGGCCGGATCTGGGTCGAGAGCATGCCGGGCGAGGGCTCGACCTTCCACTTCAGCGCCCGTTTCGGACGCCAGACCGAGGTGCAGCCGCGCCGCATGTTCCACGCCGACGAGCTGCTCGGCCTGCGCGTGCTGGTGGTCGACGACAACGCCAGCGCGCGCGAAATCTTGTCGACAATGGCTCGCAGTTTCGGCTTGGAGGTGGACCTCGCCGACAGCGGCCACAGCGCGCTGCGCACCATGGTCGAGGCTGAGCGCAAAAGCCTGCCCTACGACTTGGTGCTACTGGACTGGCGCATGCCGGGCATGGACGGCGTCGAAACGCTGCAGCGCATGCAGAGCGGCGCCGTGACTCACATCCCTTCTGTCATCATGGTGACTGCCTTCGGCCGGGACGACGCTCAGGAAGCGGCGGCGCTCCAGCAGGTGGCGCTGCCAGCCGTGCTGACCAAGCCAGTCACCCCGTCGACGCTGCTCGAAGCAATCGGCGAGGTACTGGGCAAGGGCGTGGTGGCCGAAACGCGCCAGGCAGAGCGACAGGACCGCAGCGCGGCCGACCAGGCCCGCATGGCCGGCGCCCGCCTGCTGCTGGCCGAGGACAACGATATGAACCAGGAGCTAGCGCGCGAGCTGCTTGAAAGCGCTGGCATCGTGCTCACCATCGTAGGCGATGGGCAACAGGCGCTGGACCTACTGGCTCAAGCCGGGACCGTCGCCTTCGACGGCGTGCTGATGGACTGCCAGATGCCAGTGATGGATGGCTACGAAGCCACCCGCCGCCTGCGCGCCCAACCCCGCTACGCTCAGCTGCCGATCATCGCCATGACCGCCAACGCCATGGCCGGCGACCGCGAAATGGCGTTGACTGCCGGCATGAATGACCACATCTCCAAGCCGCTGAACGTCACCGCCATGTTCGCCACCATGAGCAAGTGGATCCGCCCGGCGCAGTCGGCATTAGCAGCGCCCCCAGCGGGGCAGCCAGATTCCGCAGGCAAAGTGGTTGCGGCCCTACCTGCCGAACTCCCCGGTATCGACCAGCGCGCCGGCCTGGCGACCAGCATGGGCCGGCAGGACCTTTACCTGCGCATGCTGGTGCGCTTCCGCGACGGCCACGCTAGACTGCGGGGGGAATTTGAGGCTGCGCGGCAAAGCGATGACCCCACAGCGGCGGCGCGGGTAGCCCACACCTTGCGCGGCACCGCCGGCAACGTCGGTGCCAAAGGCGTGGCGGCGACAGCTACCGCACTGGAACTGGCATGCAAAGCTGGTGTAGCCGAAGCCGAACTGGCTGTGCTGCTGACGGCGGTCGAAAACGAACTGGCGCCGGTGCTGCTCGGCCTGGCGGCGCTGGGCAACTATACTGCAGCGGCAGAGAACACCCGGGCCGGGGCCATCGCAGCGGCTCCCGCCCTGCCGCCGGACGCGACCGCCACACTTGCCCAGCTGCGCAAGCTGCTGGCCGACAGCGATACCGCCGCGCTGGATGTGCTGGAGACATTGGAATCGCAAGCCGCCGGCCACCCGCTGGCGCGACAGCTGCGCAAAGTCAGCCAGGCAATTGAACGCTTCGACTTCGACGCTGCGCTGGAAGCGCTTGATGCCGTGGTGCAGCCAGCCTGACAAGCAAGGCCGCCGCGCGATTCGCCTTAGGCCGGGGGCGGCACCGACGGCAGGCTGACAATCAGGGTGGTGGTCTGGAGCTCGTCATCGACGGCGAAGGCCACCTCGCCGTATTGCGCGCGCGCCAGTAGGCGTGCCGAATAAGTGCCCAGGCCGGTGCCGCCGGACTTACCGTCGGTGACGAACTTGTCAAAGAAGCGTTCGCGTATCGGTTCCGGGATCACACCCTTGTTGACTATCTCGATGCGCAACGGGCTTCCGGTGTACAGCGTGGCAATGACACGGGTGCGCTCTGGCGCTGCCTCGCAGGCGTTCTTGATCAGATTATTCAGCAGCGAATAGGTCAACATTGCATCGCCCAGCGCTAGCGGAGCGTCGATGCCGACATCGAAATCGGTGTCGACCGCCAACACCAGCTGCTTACCCGCGTAAGTGGCGCGTGCCGTCTCAACCACCCGCCGCAACATGTCGCTGATGGGCAGCGGCGCTGCATGGAGCACGTATTTTCCCGTCTCGATCTTGTACAGCTCGGTGGACAGGTTGACCATGTCGGTCACCTGCAGCATGGCCTGCTCGGCCAGCCGCAAATTCTCAAGCTGTCGGCGGTCCATGTCGGCGGCGTCGATCAGCGACTGCACTATGCCGATGGCGCCGGCCAGCGGTCCCTTGAGGTCGTGCCGCGTCATGGCCTCGACGTCATCGCGCAGGCGGGCGATGGCGAGCATGTTGTCGTAATCGGCTTGCAGGTGGCGGCGCAGCTCGACGTAGCGCATGAAGTTGTCGACCCGCAGCTTCAGCTGGGCCGGGTCGATTGGCTTGGTAATGAAGTCCACCGCGCCCAACTCCATGCCTTGCAGGCGCGCGGCGTCGTCGGTAAGGGCGGTGACGAAGATGATGGGTACATTTTCTGCGCTGGGATGCTCGCGCATGCGGCGCGCCACTTCAAAACCGTCCATGCCGGGCATCATCACGTCCAGCAGCACTAGGTCTGGCGGCGTGTCGCCACAGCACAAGGCCAGTGCTTTCTCGCCGTTGTGCGCTGCCTTGATGCGGTAGCGGCCCTTGAACACATTGGCCAGCACGTACAAGTTGTCAGCGGTGTCGTCGACCAGGAGCAATGTCGGAGGCAACGGTTCCCTTGATTGTAAATGGACCGCCGCCGGTGGCTTGACGATCACATCGTCCACGGGTGTGGCGGCCTGCGGCGCGTCGATGTTCGTTTCCTTATCCGGCGCCGGTGCTGCAACCTGATGCGCCATCGCCCGCTTGATGCTGGTGGCCAGCCGGCCCGCCGTGTAGGGTTTGACTAGCAGGTCGCTGACACCGCTGCTGATGGCCGTTTCGATGCGGCTGCGCTCGGCCTCGGCGGTGATCATAATAAACGGCATGTGCACATGGCGCGGACTGGAACGAATCATCTGCAGTAGGGCGATGCCGGTCAACGCCGGCATATTCCAGTCGGAGATCACCAAATCATAACGCTTGCGCTCAATCATGCGCCAAGCTTCAGAGCCATCGGCTGCGAGATCCACCGATCCGTAGCCAAGCGAGGCCAGTTGGCCAGCCGTGACCTTGCGCATTGTTTCAACATCATCAACCACCAGTATTCTCAGCACTTGTGCCATGTCTCCCCCATGTGAGGCCTGCTACGTGGGGTAGCACACCGTTTCATTTATTATGCGGCATTTTTTTATCGATTTGAAATGAAAGCATTTCAAGCCGTCAAGGTCGGCTTCTGGCCCAGGCTGTATAAAAACGTCAATCGCTGTGACGCCATCATCGATCAAATCCTGCAACTAGCCAAGACGTCACTGGGCAGACGCTTACTTACCTTCTTCATGCTTCAACTTTGGAAAAACCTACGTAACCCGCGTCAGGAGCGGTATTGGACGGAACGCGCAGAGATACGCTCACCATTTGAAGTCAAATGCACGAGCCAGTTATTTGGCGAGTCAACAAAGACCCCGAGCAACATTTCGCGAAACTTCTCTTTCGAGTACGACATGTCTGGACCAATGTCAGCAAGGGTCCCAGCCAGGTAATCTGGCAATCGGATGAGGGCATCGAACCTATGCTGACCAGTCTTCTCGGGTAGCTCGAAAAGGGTCTTGGGCAGGTCAAGTATCAAATTACCCTGGTCATTGCGGATGAGTCCCGTCCGGCTAGAAGACATAAGAATGAAATAGAGGTAAGCAAGATCGTAGACGATCGTATCATTGTGCTCAATGAGCTTGTCACGGTCCGAAATCCACCGTAGATAGCCCGCTCCGGTCGCATTCGTAACCAAATAGAACAGCGTAGCAGCGAATCCCGATGCGAGATGAATCTGGCGCGACAGCTTCTCGTTCATCTGCTTTCGACCCAAGTCCTTCTCAAAAATGCCTAGCCGCCTCAGCACCTCGTCAAAGTAACCAGGGTTTACCGAGGAACTAGCCGGCGAGTTCGTACGCAAAGCTCTCACAAGTTCGCAAGCATCAGGAATAAAGCTTGCCATGTCTTCGACGCGCAGGTAGTCACGTAAGAGTGCTGAATCTCGGTTGATAACAAACGACACGCTAAACGTCACGGGCTGTGGGGAAGTTAAATACTGCATCAACCCGAGAGGTACTTGTCTGATGTTCTTGATGTCCCGGGGTGCGACTCCCGAAATATATTCACTGATGTTCTCTGTCTTGTCGTGATTGGCGATGACCACAAACGAGAAGACATCGTTTTTTTTACCCTCATCACCAAGACAGTAGTCCGATACGATCGTCCACGGCATCCCGGCGGGATAAGCAGCAAACCAATTCTTCATGCGCAGCTGCATTGTGGTTGTCGCACTCATCAATATCGGCAGCAAATCGATCATCCATCCGTCCTTGTATTAAGGGATCTGTACTCTGGGCATCCTTGAAATTATCCTTGGTTCTTAAGCCTGCGGAGAAAGGTGCGCGCTGTTACCAATGCCAAATGCAGACGGAAAGTGCTCCTATCGTCATCGGATAGGCCTGGGTGCGACCCTTCCGTATGCAGCATCTTGAACAGCCCATTGATATAATTCTTGCCATCTAAAGTCCACTCGTTACGCTGAACCGACAGGAACCCATTGTTTGCCAGCATTGCACGTCTGTTCTCGGAACTGGTCGTGGTTGCAGCTTGGGCTTCGTTAATGTGGCTGGCTATCCCGTCGAACAGGCTCTCCATGAAGGTACGAGTCTGGCTGTTCGCGGCAGCCCAGTCACCGCGCGTGTGTGCCTCAATGGCTTGGTCGAGGTGTCCCTTGCTAACCGTAAAGTCAAAGTGATTCAGAAGCTGATGTACCTCATCATCGGCCGCAGGAAGGTCAATCTCGGCCGGGAGTGCCGATCGAAGGAAGGGGACCTCTCCCATACTTGAGTCTTGATTCCACTGAATCACAAAGCCGTCCAGAGCCAATGCGCGCAGCAGACGGTCTTGCTGTTCCTGCTGCGAATAACGGCTGGACGAAGTAAGGGCAACTGCTTCCCGGACAACGGCCTCAGCCAAGGTCACTCGACCGTCGATTGTGGGAATAATTGTTGCACCCGCTCTCGCGACCTCGCGCGCAAGTAGCGCCACCTTCTTTGACACGCTCAGGCTGGTATCAAACGGAATGCTATTCTCCAGGCCCAACTTGAAGACCATTTGGTCGAATTTTGCCTGACTAAGAGAGCCGTCGAGCATGGCGACTGCCGCTGCTATAGTGGGACGGGTAAAATGATTGACTCGCATATCAAGCTCTCAATAGATTTGGTAGCGTAGGAAGCTCTCTAGCGGTTATTCGGGCTTCTGCCGCCTGGACCTGCTGAATTGTTCAAGAGCCTCGACTGCAGCCTCTTCGAGCGCTTATGGAATGATGTTAGGCAGTATTATAACCTCGCAGTCGACCGGCTCTACACCTTCGATTTACAGTCCTATAGTACGACTTCCTACAAGGAAAATGCCATCCAGTCAGGAAGCTTCATCTTTCATCGGTGCTGAAAATATTAGCTGCCAATGCTCTACATCGACCCAACGTCCAGACTTGAATCCAACCTCTTTGAACCTCGCCACTTACTGAAATCCCAACGTTTCGTGCAGGGCGACGCTGGCGGGATTGGGCAGCGCGATGCCGCCGATGACCAGATGGTAGATCTTCACGTACTTGAACGCTCACGAATAATCACTCGTTCAAGTACCGACAGAACTTCAGCTGTTCACTAGACTATGGATATGATCCCAATCAAAGGTAACCGATGACCACCCCACAGACCAAGAATGCAAGAAAAATATGTGAACAGATCCTCATCAATCAGAAGCTGAGTAACGTCAAGCTCGGCATCCTCCGCAGCGAGAATGCTGTCGCAGATAGGCTGCTTGCGCGTGGTTTGGAGTTGACGAAAGCGTATGAAGAACTGCATCGCAAGCTTTGTCACTATCCTGGCGCTTTACAGGCTTTTCTGGAAGTCGTTCTCACCACAGGCGCATTTTGGAGCCTGGAGGACATCGCCGAAGCACGCAAGGCACGTGGAGAACTCAACCATATCAACCAACAGATCGGACGCTTGGCGACT
Coding sequences within:
- a CDS encoding ATP-binding response regulator translates to MAQVLRILVVDDVETMRKVTAGQLASLGYGSVDLAADGSEAWRMIERKRYDLVISDWNMPALTGIALLQMIRSSPRHVHMPFIMITAEAERSRIETAISSGVSDLLVKPYTAGRLATSIKRAMAHQVAAPAPDKETNIDAPQAATPVDDVIVKPPAAVHLQSREPLPPTLLLVDDTADNLYVLANVFKGRYRIKAAHNGEKALALCCGDTPPDLVLLDVMMPGMDGFEVARRMREHPSAENVPIIFVTALTDDAARLQGMELGAVDFITKPIDPAQLKLRVDNFMRYVELRRHLQADYDNMLAIARLRDDVEAMTRHDLKGPLAGAIGIVQSLIDAADMDRRQLENLRLAEQAMLQVTDMVNLSTELYKIETGKYVLHAAPLPISDMLRRVVETARATYAGKQLVLAVDTDFDVGIDAPLALGDAMLTYSLLNNLIKNACEAAPERTRVIATLYTGSPLRIEIVNKGVIPEPIRERFFDKFVTDGKSGGTGLGTYSARLLARAQYGEVAFAVDDELQTTTLIVSLPSVPPPA
- a CDS encoding response regulator; the protein is MRSPLAYLERLRLRQKLAAGFCAVLLLALALGLQSLRTQDQLSSDMQRLLSEGMIGIVQVKEARIQLNRFELMLHKVANAPDPVAVDKALEQLDKTREQLHFAVDEARATLLRIDNQQRHNVFESMLARAERIADEAIELARLHRNAEANALLNSERFQHAMRTADRQMAEIAAVKDSNARSTIYQIRQFALTSSTLTYALLIGGLAVALLCAWWISISIRRPVNRLREAVDALAAGQLDSVIPHTDYQNETGDLARAIAKLQVESRQLDMQRWIKSQEASIQAELQQAASLDQAAQRLLTLLAPLVQAGQGALYLLDENAAALRLAASYAADPDHPPAPQLALGSGLLGQCAQDRQPLRLDALPDDYVQIHSQLGRSRPRHLQVLPLLHGERLMGVLELAGFDAPSESGRVLMDELLPKLAMSLEIKARSHAVQAMAIELEAQQVVLKATEAWYRGIIEAAPDGMLVIDVHGLIMMTNPQLDQLFGYEAGELAGLPIETLVPPEAHGRHVGSRNGFIEQGTARQMGMTGADLHGMRKDGSRFSVEIGLSRLPAIAERGVCVCASVRDISDRKLAEAEVLRAKEIAEDATRAKSDFLANMSHEIRTPMNAIIGMSHLALRTDLDKKQRNYIEKVHRSAENLLGIINDILDFSKIEAGKMNIEQAPFRLEDVLENFASMIGLKAEEKGLELLFATSADLPTALVGDSLRLGQVLVNLGNNAAKFTERGEIVVGIEMAADAGDQVELHFWVRDSGIGMTAEQCERMFHSFSQADSSTTRKYGGTGLGLAISKKLVELMDGRIWVESMPGEGSTFHFSARFGRQTEVQPRRMFHADELLGLRVLVVDDNASAREILSTMARSFGLEVDLADSGHSALRTMVEAERKSLPYDLVLLDWRMPGMDGVETLQRMQSGAVTHIPSVIMVTAFGRDDAQEAAALQQVALPAVLTKPVTPSTLLEAIGEVLGKGVVAETRQAERQDRSAADQARMAGARLLLAEDNDMNQELARELLESAGIVLTIVGDGQQALDLLAQAGTVAFDGVLMDCQMPVMDGYEATRRLRAQPRYAQLPIIAMTANAMAGDREMALTAGMNDHISKPLNVTAMFATMSKWIRPAQSALAAPPAGQPDSAGKVVAALPAELPGIDQRAGLATSMGRQDLYLRMLVRFRDGHARLRGEFEAARQSDDPTAAARVAHTLRGTAGNVGAKGVAATATALELACKAGVAEAELAVLLTAVENELAPVLLGLAALGNYTAAAENTRAGAIAAAPALPPDATATLAQLRKLLADSDTAALDVLETLESQAAGHPLARQLRKVSQAIERFDFDAALEALDAVVQPA